Proteins from a single region of Betaproteobacteria bacterium:
- a CDS encoding DUF58 domain-containing protein has protein sequence MIDIVKPIIEDWLARPGRVQSAPLTLTQRRIFILPTRYGFAFIPVLLVMLAGSVSYGLSLGFVLTFLLGSVAIVSVLHAYRNLAELRVSLARAEPVFAGDTACFPVHIENPSRQPRFSIGLARRPEEQGFADIASGGHATLELRIPASRRGVLGAGRFSLFTRYPIGLFCAWSPIELEATCLIYPRPDDAPLPATARHAQLGEFVPAGSGDEDFAGLKPYQPGDSPRRIAWKASLRGETLLTKTFSGQARDEMWLDWNDLPPHLGIEARLSRLANWVLQADRSGAAYGLRLPTRHFAPATGEQHRQRCLEALARFDGGEATA, from the coding sequence TTGATCGACATCGTCAAGCCCATCATCGAGGACTGGCTCGCGCGTCCCGGCCGCGTGCAATCCGCGCCGCTCACGCTGACGCAGCGGCGCATCTTCATCCTGCCGACCCGCTACGGCTTCGCCTTCATCCCGGTGCTGCTGGTGATGCTCGCCGGATCGGTGAGCTATGGCCTGTCGCTCGGATTCGTCCTGACCTTCCTGCTCGGTTCCGTGGCGATCGTTTCGGTGCTGCACGCCTACCGCAACCTGGCCGAGCTGCGCGTGAGCCTTGCCCGCGCCGAACCGGTGTTCGCCGGTGATACGGCGTGCTTTCCGGTGCACATCGAGAACCCGTCGCGGCAGCCGCGATTCTCCATCGGCCTGGCGCGCCGGCCCGAGGAACAGGGCTTCGCCGACATCGCGAGCGGTGGCCACGCCACTCTCGAACTGCGCATCCCCGCCTCCCGCCGCGGGGTGCTCGGCGCCGGTCGCTTCAGTCTCTTCACGCGCTATCCGATCGGTCTTTTCTGCGCCTGGTCGCCGATCGAGCTGGAGGCCACCTGCCTGATCTACCCGCGGCCCGACGACGCCCCGCTGCCAGCCACGGCGCGCCATGCGCAACTGGGAGAGTTCGTTCCTGCCGGCAGCGGCGACGAAGACTTCGCGGGCCTGAAGCCCTATCAGCCGGGGGATTCGCCGCGGCGCATCGCGTGGAAGGCATCGCTGCGCGGCGAGACGCTGCTGACCAAGACATTCTCCGGGCAGGCCAGGGATGAGATGTGGCTCGACTGGAACGATCTGCCGCCTCACCTCGGGATCGAAGCCCGCCTGTCGCGGCTCGCCAACTGGGTGCTGCAAGCCGACCGCAGCGGCGCCGCGTACGGGCTGCGTCTGCCGACGCGTCACTTCGCACCGGCAACTGGCGAACAGCACCGCCAGCGCTGCCTGGAGGCGCTCGCCCGCTTCGACGGCGGCGAGGCGACGGCATGA
- a CDS encoding MoxR family ATPase: MPQPVDSVVQQVSAVILGKEKQIRLAVACLLARGHLLIEDLPGVGKTTLAHALAISLGLDFQRIQFTSDLLPTDILGVSILDRESSEFRFHPGPIFAQVILADEVNRATPKTQSALLEAMAERQVTVEGETRPLPQPFFVIATQNPSHQVGTFPLPESQLDRFLMRITLGYPDRTAERSLLEGADRRDLIANLQPKLKPENLVSLQRQVSSIHASAALLDYVQALIEHSRRSPDFIAGLSPRAGLALLACARAWALMEGRDEVLPEDVQTILPGVIGHRLQTASELVRANGTEVSRKLVAEVAIP, translated from the coding sequence ATGCCCCAGCCTGTAGACAGCGTCGTTCAGCAGGTCTCCGCCGTCATCCTCGGCAAGGAAAAACAGATCCGTCTCGCCGTCGCCTGTCTCCTCGCCCGCGGCCATCTCCTGATCGAGGACCTCCCCGGCGTGGGCAAGACGACGCTTGCCCACGCGCTCGCAATTTCCCTCGGGTTGGACTTCCAGCGCATCCAGTTCACCTCCGATCTGCTGCCCACCGACATCCTCGGCGTGTCGATCCTGGATCGTGAAAGCAGTGAGTTCCGCTTTCATCCGGGACCCATCTTCGCGCAGGTGATCCTCGCCGACGAGGTCAACCGCGCGACGCCGAAAACCCAGAGCGCGTTGCTGGAAGCGATGGCGGAACGGCAGGTCACCGTCGAAGGCGAGACACGCCCACTGCCGCAGCCATTCTTCGTCATCGCCACGCAGAATCCCTCGCACCAGGTCGGCACCTTTCCGCTGCCGGAATCGCAGCTCGACCGCTTTCTCATGCGCATCACCCTGGGTTATCCCGATCGCACGGCCGAGCGATCGCTGCTCGAGGGGGCGGATCGTCGCGATCTCATCGCGAACCTGCAGCCGAAGCTCAAGCCCGAGAACCTGGTGTCCCTGCAGCGGCAGGTGAGCAGCATTCACGCATCGGCGGCGCTGCTCGACTACGTCCAGGCGTTGATCGAACACTCCCGCCGTTCACCCGATTTCATCGCCGGGCTGTCACCGCGCGCCGGTCTCGCGCTGCTCGCCTGCGCGCGCGCCTGGGCACTCATGGAAGGCCGCGATGAGGTGCTGCCGGAGGACGTTCAGACTATCCTGCCGGGTGTGATCGGCCATCGGCTGCAAACGGCAAGTGAACTCGTGCGCGCAAACGGCACGGAAGTCTCGCGCAAGCTGGTCGCTGAAGTCGCCATTCCCTGA